In Methylovirgula sp., a single genomic region encodes these proteins:
- a CDS encoding DUF6513 domain-containing protein yields MTERILLLTGHLAYPRLIKTMNSLGPTPFAWKVFDIGVKVAALMTEAIILRRVPRPLDADRIILPGRCRADLDALSRELGAKVERGPDEVADLPAYFGRGGRAPDLSGYDIRIFSEIVDASGVSIDDILRRAEKMRADGADVIDLGALPDTPFPNLEDCVRALKAAGHKVSVDSANAEELERGAAAGADFLLSLTDATLDIARKYPVTPILIPQPHSDLQSLVRLAEKAHNEDIPFIVDPILDPIHFGFGASLARYIEARRLMPEVEMMMGTGNLTELTEADTSGITAMLLGLCSELHIRNVLVVQVSPHTRRTVAEHDAARRLMFAARSDDALPKGYGAGLAQVHDLKPFPTPPPEIAERAADVRDSNYRIEVADDGIHLYNRGGHHVARDAMALFPHLAVKGDDAHAFYLGTELMKAELAFKLGKRYVQDEPLDFGVATESAEEDLTRLRDMGHTLRAKAET; encoded by the coding sequence ATGACCGAGCGTATTCTGCTGCTGACCGGACATCTCGCCTATCCGCGTCTCATCAAGACGATGAACAGTCTTGGCCCGACGCCTTTCGCCTGGAAGGTGTTCGACATCGGCGTGAAAGTCGCGGCGTTGATGACGGAGGCGATCATATTGCGGCGGGTGCCGCGCCCGCTTGACGCAGATCGCATCATCCTGCCTGGCCGTTGCCGCGCCGATCTCGACGCACTATCGCGCGAGCTTGGCGCCAAGGTCGAGCGGGGGCCGGACGAAGTCGCCGACCTCCCCGCCTATTTCGGCCGCGGCGGCCGCGCGCCCGATCTGTCGGGCTATGACATTCGCATCTTCAGTGAGATCGTCGATGCTTCCGGTGTTTCGATCGACGACATTCTGCGCCGCGCCGAAAAAATGCGCGCAGACGGTGCCGACGTCATTGATCTCGGCGCTTTGCCGGACACACCGTTCCCCAATCTCGAAGATTGCGTCCGCGCCTTGAAAGCCGCTGGACATAAGGTCAGCGTCGATTCCGCCAATGCCGAAGAACTCGAACGCGGCGCCGCGGCGGGTGCGGACTTTCTCTTGAGTCTCACCGACGCGACGCTCGACATCGCGCGCAAATATCCGGTGACGCCGATCCTGATTCCGCAACCGCATTCTGATCTTCAATCGCTCGTGAGGCTGGCGGAAAAAGCCCACAACGAAGACATTCCCTTCATCGTCGATCCAATCCTTGATCCGATCCATTTCGGCTTCGGCGCCTCGCTTGCCCGCTATATCGAGGCGCGGCGGCTGATGCCCGAAGTCGAGATGATGATGGGCACCGGCAATCTGACCGAACTGACCGAGGCGGATACAAGCGGCATCACGGCCATGCTGCTGGGCCTCTGCTCCGAACTTCATATCCGCAATGTGCTTGTGGTCCAGGTGAGCCCGCATACGCGCCGCACGGTCGCCGAACACGATGCGGCACGGCGGCTGATGTTTGCCGCGCGCAGCGACGACGCTCTGCCCAAGGGCTATGGTGCCGGGCTTGCGCAGGTGCATGATCTGAAGCCGTTCCCCACCCCACCACCTGAGATCGCCGAACGCGCGGCGGATGTGCGCGATTCGAATTATCGCATCGAGGTCGCTGACGACGGCATCCATCTTTACAACCGCGGTGGCCACCATGTCGCGCGCGATGCGATGGCGCTGTTTCCACATCTAGCCGTCAAAGGTGACGACGCACACGCCTTCTATCTCGGCACCGAATTGATGAAGGCCGAACTCGCTTTCAAGCTCGGCAAACGCTATGTGCAGGATGAACCGCTCGATTTCGGCGTCGCGACAGAGAGCGCGGAAGAAGATCTGACGCGTCTGCGTGATATGGGCCATACATTGCGCGCAAAGGCGGAAACCTGA
- a CDS encoding uridylate kinase, with the protein MRPRAAPRPLVAKLGGSLAGTPSLADWIAALDLYPDPLVIVPGGSGFADAVRTMQKKMQFDDDAAHHIALVAMEQYGLALAALWPRLMLTSTPAAIARALRTGRIACWAPAQMAMASSLPKSWDVTSDSLAAWLTAYLRAERLLLIKSVPIDADADLSLLDLANAGLVDRLFPHFAAASGADTFIAGPNALPDAPAKLSRSQIPGLRPRRR; encoded by the coding sequence GTGCGGCCGCGCGCAGCGCCGCGGCCGCTGGTGGCAAAGCTCGGCGGCAGCCTCGCCGGCACGCCATCGCTCGCAGATTGGATCGCCGCGCTTGACCTTTACCCCGATCCGCTTGTCATCGTGCCGGGGGGAAGCGGTTTCGCCGATGCCGTGCGAACGATGCAGAAGAAGATGCAGTTCGATGATGACGCCGCGCACCACATCGCGCTTGTCGCTATGGAGCAGTACGGGCTCGCCCTTGCGGCGCTCTGGCCGCGCCTCATGCTGACGTCGACGCCCGCTGCCATCGCAAGGGCGCTGCGCACCGGCCGCATCGCCTGCTGGGCGCCCGCGCAAATGGCGATGGCGTCATCGCTGCCAAAATCCTGGGACGTGACGTCGGATTCGCTCGCGGCGTGGCTCACGGCGTACTTGCGCGCCGAGCGGCTGCTTCTCATCAAGAGCGTCCCCATCGACGCAGACGCCGATCTCAGCCTCCTCGATCTCGCCAATGCCGGGCTTGTTGACCGGCTGTTTCCGCATTTTGCCGCGGCGAGCGGCGCTGATACCTTCATCGCTGGGCCGAACGCCTTACCGGACGCGCCGGCAAAACTGTCACGAAGCCAAATTCCTGGCCTGCGGCCGCGCCGCCGCTAA
- a CDS encoding (5-formylfuran-3-yl)methyl phosphate synthase, whose translation MTLMLASVADAAEAEIALIEGADVLDLKDPANAPLGALSRAAIDAVVATIGKRRLVSAVAGNLSDPQELATAAEEIASTGVDYVKVGLDANAAACIEALKPLAARRRLIGLLFADQDADVSLIPRLAAAGFKGVMLDTAVKDGSRLINYLDIPHLQQFVDLVHAADMIAGLAGSLEAPDISRLLPIGPDLLGFRGALTGGKGRATRIDATHIRLIRDLIPRENHLDDQGDEFKVDWRLLSARGYAPGRDLEIETDLVFVHDLILPVSIGAYDFERNKTQRVRFNIDADVRRAGHHAEDMRDVFSYDVIVDAIRLILSRGHVDLVETVAERVADALLTHPRLVAIRVRVEKLDVIDGSVGIEISRARASQAGKLHQLFAGDLGAKSGG comes from the coding sequence ATGACGCTGATGCTCGCGAGCGTCGCCGATGCGGCAGAAGCCGAAATCGCGCTGATCGAAGGCGCTGATGTTCTCGACCTGAAAGACCCGGCCAACGCTCCGCTTGGGGCGCTTTCCCGTGCCGCGATTGACGCCGTCGTCGCAACCATTGGCAAACGGCGCTTGGTCAGTGCCGTCGCCGGCAATCTCAGCGACCCCCAAGAGCTGGCCACGGCCGCCGAAGAGATTGCCAGCACCGGCGTCGATTATGTCAAAGTCGGCCTCGACGCGAACGCGGCCGCCTGCATCGAGGCACTCAAGCCGCTCGCGGCCAGGAGGCGCCTCATTGGCCTTCTCTTCGCCGATCAGGACGCCGATGTCAGCCTGATCCCGCGCCTCGCTGCCGCCGGGTTCAAAGGCGTCATGCTCGATACGGCCGTAAAGGACGGCTCGCGCCTGATCAATTATCTCGACATCCCGCACTTGCAGCAATTTGTCGATCTCGTCCATGCCGCGGACATGATCGCCGGCCTCGCCGGCTCGCTCGAAGCACCCGACATCTCCCGGCTTTTGCCGATCGGCCCTGATCTCTTGGGGTTCCGCGGCGCGCTGACCGGCGGCAAAGGCCGCGCGACACGCATTGATGCCACACACATCCGGTTGATCCGCGACCTCATTCCACGCGAAAACCATCTGGACGATCAGGGCGACGAGTTCAAGGTTGATTGGCGGCTCCTCTCGGCGCGCGGCTATGCGCCGGGACGTGATCTGGAAATCGAGACCGATCTTGTCTTTGTGCATGATCTCATCCTGCCGGTGTCGATCGGCGCCTATGATTTCGAGCGCAACAAGACGCAGCGCGTGCGCTTCAACATCGACGCCGACGTGCGCCGCGCCGGACACCACGCCGAGGACATGCGCGACGTGTTCTCTTACGATGTCATTGTCGATGCGATCCGCCTCATCCTCAGCCGCGGCCATGTCGATCTCGTCGAGACCGTCGCCGAACGCGTCGCCGACGCTCTGCTCACGCATCCGCGTCTCGTCGCCATCCGGGTGCGTGTCGAAAAGCTCGACGTGATCGACGGCAGCGTCGGCATCGAGATCAGCCGCGCGCGCGCCAGCCAAGCCGGAAAGCTGCATCAGCTTTTTGCTGGCGATCTCGGCGCGAAATCCGGCGGCTGA
- a CDS encoding PQQ-dependent catabolism-associated CXXCW motif protein: MKSMRRSTRRLAALVYLGMIGLAGARAEPTATVPEPGTYRMSDYRAAVPATLDGKPALTVAEAHALWDKKVAVFVDVLPQAPKPAGLAPGTLWRDKPRFDIPGSLWLPDTGYGALAQVTLNYFRRGLAVASGGDLNKPLVFYCARHCWMSWNAAKRAKMLGYTHVLWYQDGTQGWEAAAYPLKEQTPFPRP; encoded by the coding sequence ATGAAATCGATGCGCCGCTCGACCCGCCGCTTGGCCGCACTCGTTTATCTCGGAATGATAGGCCTCGCCGGCGCGCGCGCAGAGCCAACGGCAACCGTCCCAGAGCCTGGCACCTACCGAATGTCCGATTACCGCGCCGCCGTCCCGGCGACGCTGGACGGCAAACCCGCCCTCACCGTCGCCGAGGCGCATGCGCTCTGGGACAAGAAAGTGGCGGTCTTCGTCGATGTTCTGCCGCAGGCCCCCAAGCCCGCCGGCCTCGCGCCGGGGACGCTCTGGCGCGACAAGCCGCGTTTCGACATTCCCGGCAGCCTCTGGCTGCCCGATACGGGCTATGGCGCGCTGGCGCAGGTGACGCTCAATTATTTTCGCCGCGGGCTGGCCGTGGCGAGCGGTGGCGATCTCAACAAGCCGCTGGTCTTCTATTGTGCGCGTCATTGCTGGATGTCGTGGAACGCCGCCAAGCGCGCCAAGATGCTCGGATATACGCACGTGCTTTGGTATCAGGACGGTACGCAAGGCTGGGAGGCGGCGGCCTATCCGCTCAAGGAACAAACACCGTTCCCCCGGCCATGA
- a CDS encoding TetR/AcrR family transcriptional regulator: MSHPTREKLLAEAEVLVRQRGWSGFSYADLAVAVGLRKASIHHHFPIKEDLGVALIDAYGVRYDQALAQIMASSADGPARVEAYAKLYLHGVEEEQGCLAAAMAAELGTLPPRIRDGVAVFFQRHIAWLHQILAEGQINGTIGDDVDPDQSARMIVATLEGALMMERLLGGAPGFEATLAALRKSLK, translated from the coding sequence ATGTCCCATCCGACACGCGAAAAATTGCTCGCTGAAGCCGAGGTGCTGGTTCGCCAACGCGGCTGGTCCGGCTTCAGCTATGCCGATCTGGCCGTGGCTGTCGGCCTGCGCAAAGCGAGTATCCACCATCACTTTCCGATCAAGGAAGACCTCGGCGTTGCACTGATCGACGCCTATGGCGTGCGCTACGATCAGGCGCTGGCGCAGATCATGGCGAGCAGCGCCGACGGCCCCGCCCGCGTCGAAGCCTATGCAAAACTCTACCTGCACGGCGTCGAGGAAGAGCAAGGCTGCCTTGCCGCTGCCATGGCAGCGGAACTCGGCACCCTGCCACCACGCATCCGCGACGGCGTCGCGGTTTTCTTTCAGCGCCACATCGCCTGGCTGCATCAAATTCTCGCGGAAGGACAGATCAACGGCACGATCGGCGATGACGTCGATCCCGACCAATCGGCGCGCATGATCGTCGCGACACTGGAAGGCGCCTTGATGATGGAGCGCCTGCTTGGCGGCGCGCCTGGATTCGAGGCGACGCTGGCAGCACTGCGCAAAAGTCTGAAATAA
- a CDS encoding carboxymuconolactone decarboxylase family protein: MQDWAGYRQQLEKTLAGVAHVSPDILKGNEILSNAAPKPGTLDAKTRELIALAVAVTTRCDGCIAFHTEAARKAGATKEELIEALGVAIALNEGAALVYSARAIDAFDSLAG, from the coding sequence ATGCAAGATTGGGCAGGATACCGCCAACAGCTCGAGAAGACCCTCGCCGGCGTGGCGCATGTAAGCCCCGACATCCTCAAGGGCAATGAAATCCTCTCCAACGCCGCGCCAAAGCCGGGAACGCTCGATGCCAAGACGCGCGAGCTCATCGCGCTCGCCGTTGCGGTGACGACACGCTGCGACGGTTGCATTGCTTTTCACACAGAGGCGGCACGCAAGGCTGGCGCAACGAAGGAAGAACTCATCGAAGCGCTCGGCGTCGCCATCGCGCTCAACGAAGGCGCGGCTCTCGTCTATTCGGCCCGCGCAATCGACGCCTTCGATAGCCTCGCCGGATAG
- a CDS encoding quinoprotein relay system zinc metallohydrolase 2, with translation MAKRLNLLIVLTLTALLSCQGFAYGNSDTITPLPVGEIAPGVYAHQAPVTAMNAASGGDIANIGFIVGDDAVAIIDTGGALIIGERLKKAIEAVTHKPIRYVINTHEHPDHIFGNAAFVGPGVTFVGHKNLPRAMAERGPSYLATWRRVMTPDLVNGIKLVPPTLLVSTDKDAKLDLGHRVLDLHAWPPMHTDCDVTIFDEKTATLFTGDLVFLQHVPVVDGSVIGWLKAMPELAKIPAKRVVPGHGTIDVDWPQALAAEQTYLTRLTKDLRGFIARGADINVAAKDAAKSEASKWQLFGVYNPRNAIAGYAELEWQ, from the coding sequence TTGGCGAAGCGCCTCAACCTTCTAATTGTGCTGACGCTGACGGCGCTGCTGTCCTGCCAGGGCTTCGCCTATGGCAACAGCGATACGATTACCCCGCTGCCGGTTGGCGAAATCGCACCGGGCGTCTATGCGCATCAGGCGCCAGTGACGGCGATGAACGCCGCGAGCGGCGGCGACATCGCCAATATCGGCTTCATTGTTGGCGACGATGCCGTTGCCATCATCGATACGGGCGGGGCGCTGATCATCGGCGAGCGGCTGAAAAAGGCGATTGAAGCGGTCACGCATAAGCCAATCCGCTACGTCATCAATACGCACGAACACCCTGACCATATTTTCGGCAATGCCGCTTTTGTAGGTCCCGGCGTCACGTTTGTCGGCCACAAAAATCTCCCGCGCGCGATGGCAGAGCGCGGCCCCTCCTATCTCGCGACCTGGCGGCGCGTGATGACGCCGGATCTCGTGAACGGCATCAAGCTCGTACCGCCGACATTGCTTGTCAGCACCGATAAGGACGCGAAGCTCGATCTTGGCCATCGGGTGCTCGATCTGCACGCCTGGCCGCCGATGCATACCGATTGCGATGTCACGATCTTCGACGAGAAGACGGCGACGCTGTTCACCGGCGATCTCGTCTTTCTTCAGCATGTCCCGGTCGTCGATGGCAGTGTGATCGGCTGGCTGAAGGCGATGCCTGAACTGGCGAAAATCCCGGCGAAACGCGTCGTCCCCGGACACGGGACGATCGATGTCGACTGGCCGCAGGCGCTTGCCGCCGAGCAAACTTATCTGACCCGGCTGACGAAGGATTTGCGCGGCTTCATCGCGCGGGGCGCCGATATCAATGTTGCCGCCAAAGATGCGGCGAAATCGGAGGCGTCGAAATGGCAGCTCTTCGGCGTCTATAATCCGCGCAATGCGATCGCGGGGTATGCAGAACTCGAATGGCAATGA
- a CDS encoding quinoprotein dehydrogenase-associated SoxYZ-like carrier, whose protein sequence is MRGWRGLAALAAMIAMGCLAFAPARADDASANQMWKSLADALFPHQALTEDGTIINLGTPLAADNGALVPVTLHMNYTDPGLPADDPHRVKKITLVIDNNPAPVAAVFELGPKADVTKIETRVRVNQNTRVHAVAETTDGKFYVSESFVAAAGGCSSASGDSAGYDGPPIGTIRLRAIKPEYVSNDSQRKEAVVMIKHPNNTGMQMDQETHLYIPARYIETLRVTQGDDLIFAVTGGISISEDPNFRFDYVSNGASGMSVTAVDTKGEKFAKAGALEPAM, encoded by the coding sequence ATGCGTGGATGGCGAGGATTGGCGGCGCTGGCCGCAATGATCGCAATGGGCTGTCTGGCCTTCGCGCCAGCACGGGCCGATGATGCAAGCGCCAATCAGATGTGGAAGAGCCTTGCCGATGCGCTCTTCCCGCATCAGGCGCTGACAGAGGATGGAACCATCATCAACCTCGGGACGCCGCTTGCCGCCGACAATGGGGCGCTGGTGCCGGTGACGCTGCATATGAATTACACCGATCCCGGCCTGCCGGCGGACGACCCGCATCGGGTTAAGAAGATCACGCTGGTTATCGACAATAATCCCGCGCCGGTTGCGGCGGTGTTCGAACTTGGGCCGAAGGCGGACGTCACCAAGATCGAGACGCGCGTGCGGGTCAACCAGAACACCCGCGTCCATGCCGTGGCCGAAACCACGGATGGCAAGTTTTATGTCAGTGAATCCTTCGTCGCTGCGGCCGGTGGATGCTCGTCGGCGAGCGGCGACTCGGCTGGCTATGATGGGCCGCCCATCGGCACGATCCGTCTGCGTGCCATCAAACCGGAATATGTGAGCAACGATTCACAGCGTAAGGAAGCGGTCGTGATGATCAAGCACCCCAACAACACCGGGATGCAGATGGATCAGGAGACCCACCTTTATATCCCCGCGCGCTATATCGAAACCTTACGCGTGACTCAGGGCGACGATCTGATCTTCGCCGTGACTGGCGGCATCTCGATCTCGGAGGACCCGAATTTCCGCTTTGACTACGTCTCGAATGGCGCGAGCGGAATGTCGGTTACGGCCGTCGATACGAAGGGCGAGAAATTCGCCAAGGCCGGCGCCCTCGAGCCCGCGATGTAA
- a CDS encoding chemotaxis protein CheD (catalyzes the conversion of glutamine residues to glutamate on methyl-accepting chemotaxis receptors), whose amino-acid sequence MTLHNAAHRAEHTEERQQKVHIIQGQYYVSDQPNVVLLTLLGSCVAACIHDPVARVGGMNHFLLPGADRDTNTRDAERYGVHLMELLVNGLLQHGARKDRLQAKLFGGARTVEKLSDIGRQNSIFAERFLKTEGIAYLGGSCGGESGRRLQFWPVSGRARQAMIAGQEVPIIVPPPAPHVDGDVEFF is encoded by the coding sequence ATGACGCTCCATAATGCCGCGCACAGAGCTGAACACACCGAAGAGCGCCAGCAAAAAGTACACATCATTCAAGGTCAGTATTACGTCTCTGACCAGCCGAATGTTGTGCTCCTGACGCTACTTGGCTCTTGTGTCGCCGCCTGCATTCATGATCCGGTCGCGCGCGTCGGCGGCATGAATCATTTTTTGTTGCCGGGTGCTGACCGCGACACCAACACGCGTGACGCTGAACGCTACGGTGTGCATCTGATGGAGCTTTTGGTTAACGGATTATTGCAGCACGGTGCCCGCAAGGATCGGCTTCAGGCAAAGCTTTTCGGCGGTGCGCGGACGGTTGAGAAATTATCCGACATTGGCCGTCAAAATTCGATTTTCGCCGAACGATTTCTCAAGACCGAAGGCATAGCTTACCTCGGCGGCAGTTGTGGCGGCGAGAGCGGACGACGGCTGCAATTCTGGCCGGTGTCTGGCCGGGCGCGGCAGGCCATGATCGCGGGTCAGGAAGTTCCGATCATCGTGCCGCCACCGGCGCCGCATGTTGATGGCGATGTCGAATTTTTTTAA
- a CDS encoding response regulator, which yields MPFASAIRAMIVDDQLTSRALIRDGLQQLGIQDIEQAGDGEQGLKALLQKPAHLVISDLNMPKLDGLQFLQAVRAHPSTQKAAFIMLTGRGDRALIERAIKLGVNNYLVKPFTIPVLKGAIEAVFGKLK from the coding sequence ATGCCGTTCGCGTCAGCCATAAGGGCGATGATCGTCGACGACCAGCTCACCAGTCGCGCTCTGATTCGCGACGGCCTGCAGCAGCTCGGGATCCAGGATATCGAGCAAGCCGGCGATGGCGAGCAGGGGTTGAAAGCGCTGCTGCAGAAGCCGGCGCATCTCGTCATCTCCGATCTCAATATGCCAAAGCTCGATGGCTTGCAGTTTTTACAGGCAGTGCGCGCCCATCCGTCGACGCAAAAGGCAGCCTTCATCATGTTGACGGGCCGCGGCGACCGCGCCTTGATTGAGCGTGCGATCAAACTCGGGGTCAATAATTATCTGGTCAAGCCGTTCACCATCCCGGTCCTGAAGGGCGCGATCGAAGCCGTCTTCGGAAAACTTAAATGA
- a CDS encoding chemotaxis response regulator protein-glutamate methylesterase, which translates to MNKTKVLVVDDSRTMRHLISQILAQDPDIEVVGQAADPLEAREAIKALEPHVVTLDVEMPNMNGIDFLSKIMKLRPTPVIMISNLTARGTEATIKALEIGAFDCIAKPAPGDRELFPDLAAKVKAAAAARLHLMKPLRQDAPAPAAPKQSVYESDGRIIAIGASTGGVEALISVLSKFPENCPPTVVTQHMPATFTKSFADRLDRLCAPRVSEASDGAPLKQGQIYLAPGTTTHLEIVAGRGLSCRLSNAGPVNGHRPSVDVMFNSVCIAAKSKAVGVILTGMGRDGADGLLAMRRAGAMTIGQDRATSLVYGMPRVAFEVDAVEKQLPLEKIGNEILRLTNRDEEGVKACRSRQP; encoded by the coding sequence GTGAACAAGACCAAGGTTCTCGTTGTCGATGATTCGCGGACGATGCGGCATCTGATCAGCCAGATTTTGGCGCAGGATCCGGATATCGAAGTCGTCGGCCAAGCCGCCGATCCGCTTGAGGCACGCGAGGCCATCAAGGCGCTTGAGCCCCACGTCGTGACGCTCGATGTCGAAATGCCGAACATGAATGGCATCGATTTTCTCTCGAAAATCATGAAGCTGCGGCCAACGCCGGTCATTATGATCTCGAATCTCACCGCGCGCGGCACCGAGGCGACGATCAAGGCGCTCGAAATCGGCGCGTTCGATTGCATCGCCAAACCGGCGCCGGGCGACCGCGAATTGTTTCCCGATCTGGCCGCCAAAGTGAAGGCCGCCGCCGCTGCGCGGCTGCATCTCATGAAACCACTGCGCCAGGACGCACCGGCACCTGCCGCGCCAAAGCAGAGCGTCTATGAATCCGACGGCAGAATTATCGCCATTGGCGCCTCGACCGGTGGCGTCGAAGCCTTGATCTCGGTGTTGTCGAAATTTCCCGAGAATTGCCCGCCGACGGTCGTGACCCAGCATATGCCGGCGACGTTCACCAAGAGTTTCGCCGATCGGCTTGATCGGCTATGTGCGCCGCGTGTGAGCGAGGCCAGCGACGGCGCGCCGCTGAAGCAGGGCCAGATCTATCTCGCGCCCGGCACAACGACGCATCTTGAAATCGTTGCTGGCAGAGGCTTGAGTTGTCGCTTGAGCAACGCCGGACCGGTCAACGGCCATCGGCCGTCTGTCGATGTCATGTTCAACTCGGTTTGTATCGCCGCCAAATCGAAGGCTGTTGGCGTGATTCTCACCGGCATGGGCCGCGACGGCGCCGATGGGCTTCTCGCCATGCGCCGCGCCGGCGCGATGACGATCGGGCAGGATCGCGCGACAAGCCTTGTTTACGGAATGCCCCGCGTCGCCTTCGAGGTCGATGCGGTGGAAAAGCAATTGCCGCTCGAAAAGATCGGCAATGAAATTCTGCGTCTCACGAATCGGGACGAGGAAGGAGTAAAAGCATGCCGTTCGCGTCAGCCATAA
- a CDS encoding protein-glutamate O-methyltransferase, translating to MTSVPTKAIEAQRASAAISAEFVMTDADFRRIAEMLHADAGIHVPNGKAALVYSRLAKRLRALGLESFRDYCELVSSHAGVSERQQMLAALTTNVTRFFREPHHFEHLRKQVLPALIEKARHGGRVRFWSAACSNGAEPYSIALTILSMLPDAANYDIRVLATDIDPNMVAEGTAGIYGDALMQPVPSDQRLRWFSSTRGAGGKVWTANDALRTLVAFRELNLIGNWPMRGQFNAIFCRNVVIYFEADTQATLWGRFVPQLVPGGHLYIGHSERVSGPAAARFESDGITTYRLRQEARK from the coding sequence ATGACAAGCGTCCCGACCAAAGCGATCGAGGCGCAGCGGGCTTCCGCCGCGATCTCGGCCGAATTTGTAATGACGGACGCCGACTTTCGTCGGATCGCGGAAATGCTGCACGCCGATGCCGGTATTCATGTGCCGAACGGCAAGGCCGCGCTCGTCTATTCGCGGCTGGCAAAAAGATTGCGCGCGCTGGGGCTCGAAAGCTTTCGCGACTATTGCGAGCTTGTCTCGTCTCACGCCGGTGTCAGCGAGCGCCAGCAAATGCTTGCGGCGCTGACGACGAACGTCACGCGTTTCTTCCGCGAGCCGCATCATTTCGAGCATTTACGCAAACAGGTTCTGCCGGCCCTGATCGAAAAGGCGCGCCACGGCGGCCGCGTGCGGTTCTGGTCTGCGGCGTGTTCAAACGGTGCCGAGCCCTATTCGATTGCCCTGACAATTCTCTCGATGCTGCCCGATGCCGCCAATTACGACATCAGGGTTTTAGCGACCGACATCGACCCCAACATGGTCGCCGAAGGAACCGCCGGCATATATGGCGACGCGTTGATGCAGCCCGTGCCGTCCGATCAGCGCCTGCGCTGGTTTTCGTCCACGCGCGGCGCCGGCGGCAAAGTCTGGACCGCGAACGACGCCTTGCGCACCCTCGTGGCTTTCCGCGAACTCAACCTTATCGGCAATTGGCCGATGCGCGGCCAGTTCAACGCAATCTTCTGCCGCAACGTCGTGATCTATTTCGAAGCGGATACACAGGCAACGCTGTGGGGTCGCTTCGTGCCGCAGCTCGTGCCAGGTGGGCACCTCTACATCGGCCATTCGGAACGCGTGTCTGGACCTGCCGCCGCACGCTTCGAAAGCGATGGCATCACCACGTACCGTCTGAGACAAGAGGCGCGCAAGTGA